In Nicotiana tabacum cultivar K326 chromosome 2, ASM71507v2, whole genome shotgun sequence, the following proteins share a genomic window:
- the LOC107793461 gene encoding DNA-binding protein S1FA-like, producing MDSEADFDPPPSFDNVKNMAKDVEVKGFNPGLIVLTVVGGLVLAFLIGNYVLYMYAQKTLPPKKKKPVSKKKMKRERLKQGVSAPGE from the exons ATGGATTCCGAAGCTGATTTTGATCCCCCTCCGTCTTTTGATAACGTG AAGAATATGGCCAAGGATGTTGAAGTGAAAGGATTCAACCCAGGATTAATTGTCTTAACTGTTGTTGGCGGACTCGTGTTGGCATTCCTTATAGGGAACTATGTGCTTTACATGTATGCACAAAAAACCCTTCCTCCAAAGAAAAAGAAGCCAGTCtccaagaagaagatgaagagggAAAGACTGAAGCAAGGTGTTTCTGCACCCGGAGAATAG